TGACATTGACTTACCTTTTATCGCCTCCGACACAAGCGGTCCCAAACACTTGCAAACCACATTAAATAGGGCAAAACTAGAACAACTAACACGCCCCATTGTTCAAAAGATAAGAGAACCAATAATGCGGACCCTCAAAGACACTAAGCTTGAGCCAAGAGACATTGATAAGGTTATTCTGATCGGTGGTCAAACAAGAATGCCTCTTGTGAGGAAGTTTGTAGAGGACCTGATAGGCAAGCCCGCTGAACGAGGAGTTGATCCAATGGAGTGCGTAGCTGTTGGAGCATCTATTCAAGGTGGGGTATTGGCCGGCGAGATAAAGGATTTATTACTCTTAGATGTAACTCCACTTTCACTAGGTGTCGAAACCCTAGGCGGCGTCTTCACACGAATAATAGAAAGAAACACGACAATCCCAACAAAAAAGAGCCAAATCTTCTCAACCGCCGCAGACTTTCAAACAACAGTAACGATAAATGTATTGCAAGGGGAGAGAGCTATGGCATCTGACAACATCTCCCTCGGCATGTTCAACCTTACGGGTATACCTCCAGCACCCAGAGGTGTCCCTCAAATAGAAGTAGCCTTTGACATTGATGCGGATGGTATATTAAACGTCTCTGCAAAGGATTTAGCTACTGGAAAAGAACAGAAAATCACCATCACAGCTTCAACTAAACTCTCTGAAAAAGAGAAAGAACGTATGATGAAGGAATCTGACGAGTTTGCTGAACAGGATAAAAGAAGAAGAGAGGAAGCCGAAGTCCGAAATAGCGCTGACTCATTGATTTATACGGCTGAAAAAACAAAGAAAGATCTGGCTGATAAACTTGGAAAAGAGCAGATAGAGAAAATAGACAAATCGGTCTCTGAACTAAGGGAAATTCTGAGCAGCAAAGATGTTGAGAAGATCAAAATAAAGAGCGAAGAATTGGCAAAAGTCCTGCAAGAAGTCGGAACAGTCATATATCAACAAGCAGCAGCAGAGCGAGCGGACCAAGAAAAGGCAAAGAAGGAACCAGAAAAGAAAGTTGTGGACGCAGACTATGAAGAAGTGAAAGAAGATAAAAAAGAGTAGATATAGTTCTTCTCCGATGGCTGATCTTGAATGAGTTATAAGCGAGACTATTATGAAGTACTAAATGTACCCAAGAGTGCATCAAAGAAAGAGATAAAAAAAGCTTATCGCAAGCTAGCTTTAGAATATCATCCTGACCGGAATAAGTCACCAGACGCTGAAGGAAAGTTCAAAGAGATATCAGAGGCATACGCTATACTTTCCGACGATAAGAAACGTACACAATATGACCAGTTTGGACATGAAGGAATAAGTGGGAAATATACTTGGGATGACATATTCAGAAGTGCTGACTTTGATAGGATCTTTAGAGACCTTGGTTTTGGCTTTCGCGGATTTGACACGATCTTTGACATGTTTTTTGGTGGCAGAACCCGTGGAAGATATGGTCCGCTGAAAGGAGCAGATTTAAGGTATGATCTGGAAATATCTTTAGAAGAAGCAGCTTTCGGTCTAGAAAAGGACATAAGAGTTCCAGGCTTTGATGTATGCGATACATGCCATGGTAGCGGAGTAAAACCTGGATCAGGCACTAAAAACTGTCCAAGATGTAACGGTACTGGTGAAATAAGACAGACTAGAAATTTTGGGTACATGCATTTCACGGAAATCCAGACGTGTAACAAATGTCAT
This region of Candidatus Bathyarchaeota archaeon genomic DNA includes:
- the dnaJ gene encoding molecular chaperone DnaJ, yielding MSYKRDYYEVLNVPKSASKKEIKKAYRKLALEYHPDRNKSPDAEGKFKEISEAYAILSDDKKRTQYDQFGHEGISGKYTWDDIFRSADFDRIFRDLGFGFRGFDTIFDMFFGGRTRGRYGPLKGADLRYDLEISLEEAAFGLEKDIRVPGFDVCDTCHGSGVKPGSGTKNCPRCNGTGEIRQTRNFGYMHFTEIQTCNKCHGKGVSIKNLCTDCKGTGTSSRLHRIKLKIPPGIDDGHSLRLSGKGRPGFKGGPNGDLYVVVHVKPHEVFERNGSNIFCEAHIGLPQAALGTKIHVPTLNGKAKLKIPAGTQTGTMFRLRGKGMPRLHGWGRGDQLVKVIVRTPTKLTGRQKKLLNELAKEIEDEVTFR
- a CDS encoding Hsp70 family protein, whose product is DIDLPFIASDTSGPKHLQTTLNRAKLEQLTRPIVQKIREPIMRTLKDTKLEPRDIDKVILIGGQTRMPLVRKFVEDLIGKPAERGVDPMECVAVGASIQGGVLAGEIKDLLLLDVTPLSLGVETLGGVFTRIIERNTTIPTKKSQIFSTAADFQTTVTINVLQGERAMASDNISLGMFNLTGIPPAPRGVPQIEVAFDIDADGILNVSAKDLATGKEQKITITASTKLSEKEKERMMKESDEFAEQDKRRREEAEVRNSADSLIYTAEKTKKDLADKLGKEQIEKIDKSVSELREILSSKDVEKIKIKSEELAKVLQEVGTVIYQQAAAERADQEKAKKEPEKKVVDADYEEVKEDKKE